The following are encoded together in the Acidovorax sp. KKS102 genome:
- a CDS encoding branched-chain amino acid ABC transporter permease, producing MSTPASSSTIGPRGGAVATASSERPRRSAATWLAILFFAGALLFGGIALALRDVFYLRLATEALIFGGLALSVDLLLGRVGLLPLGQALFFGLGAYVSALVLKNWSDSFWLALGVTLAFSAVVGLIGGLIAIRAKGVYFALISFGLAQVLSKVVYNTRELGASDGIIGVPSAHIMWGVNSATPSGFFLVVLAFIGALYLVLRYLMDTPVGRQLDAIRTNEHRVSFLGEDPWRYKLGAFVAAACIAGCSGALYPMLRGFVSPELMFFQVSGNAVINVIVGGTGTLIGPLYGSAILTGLRSVVGSFTTHHHIVIGVLFVMVVILMPRGLIGYAIPALERRLDARRNQKENR from the coding sequence ATGAGCACACCAGCATCTTCTTCGACGATTGGCCCACGTGGCGGCGCTGTAGCCACGGCGAGCAGCGAGCGGCCGCGCCGCTCTGCTGCCACCTGGCTAGCCATTTTGTTCTTCGCCGGTGCGCTGCTGTTTGGTGGCATCGCGCTGGCCCTGAGGGACGTCTTCTACCTGCGCCTGGCAACGGAAGCGCTGATTTTTGGAGGTCTGGCCCTGTCCGTGGACCTTCTGCTGGGCAGGGTTGGCCTGCTGCCGTTGGGACAAGCGCTGTTCTTTGGCCTGGGGGCATACGTCTCTGCGTTGGTGCTCAAGAACTGGAGCGATTCCTTCTGGCTGGCTTTGGGCGTCACCCTGGCTTTCAGTGCTGTGGTCGGTCTGATTGGTGGGCTGATTGCCATTCGCGCCAAGGGTGTCTACTTCGCACTCATCAGCTTCGGCCTCGCCCAGGTTCTGTCCAAAGTGGTCTACAACACCCGCGAGCTCGGTGCCTCAGACGGCATCATCGGCGTGCCCTCGGCCCACATCATGTGGGGCGTCAACTCGGCGACGCCATCGGGCTTCTTCCTGGTGGTGCTCGCCTTTATCGGCGCGCTCTACCTGGTGTTGCGCTATCTCATGGACACACCCGTGGGTCGCCAGCTCGACGCCATCCGAACCAACGAGCACCGAGTCTCCTTCTTGGGTGAGGACCCCTGGCGTTACAAGCTGGGGGCCTTCGTTGCAGCCGCGTGCATTGCCGGTTGCAGTGGTGCGCTCTATCCCATGCTGCGCGGCTTCGTCTCGCCTGAACTGATGTTCTTCCAGGTTTCTGGCAACGCGGTCATCAACGTCATCGTCGGTGGCACCGGAACACTTATCGGCCCGCTCTATGGGTCTGCCATCCTCACTGGCCTGCGCTCCGTGGTGGGCTCCTTCACCACGCATCACCACATCGTTATCGGCGTGTTGTTCGTGATGGTTGTGATTCTGATGCCGCGCGGCCTCATCGGCTATGCGATACCTGCCCTAGAACGCAGGCTAGATGCTCGACGCAACCAGAAGGAGAACCGTTGA
- a CDS encoding ABC transporter ATP-binding protein, with the protein MNPILSVKGISVQFGALKAVQDVSFEAQPGKITAVIGPNGAGKSSLFNLISGAIRPSSGSVRFDGEDVTGRAPHQLLRYGLSRSFQITNLFFELPVRENLRLAAQFLEQGRGLFRPLARSQTAAARVDELLEQFDLRNKADELAGYLSHGEQRRLEIAVSLASRPRMLLLDEPTQGMSHGDTRETESLIRGLSHNHGLSILLVEHDVDLVMQLSDFVVVMHQGQKLAEGTPAQVRANPAVQAAYFGEKL; encoded by the coding sequence ATGAACCCCATTCTGTCGGTCAAAGGCATCAGCGTTCAGTTCGGCGCCCTCAAGGCAGTTCAAGATGTGAGCTTTGAGGCTCAGCCGGGAAAAATCACGGCCGTGATTGGCCCTAACGGGGCTGGCAAAAGCAGCCTGTTCAACCTCATCAGCGGAGCCATACGTCCCTCTTCGGGGTCGGTGCGTTTCGATGGGGAGGATGTGACGGGCCGTGCTCCCCACCAACTTCTAAGATACGGCCTGTCCCGCTCGTTCCAGATTACCAATCTGTTCTTTGAGCTTCCGGTACGCGAGAACCTGCGCCTGGCAGCGCAGTTCCTTGAGCAGGGGCGCGGCCTGTTTCGCCCACTGGCCCGCAGCCAGACTGCTGCTGCGCGCGTGGACGAACTCCTTGAGCAGTTTGACCTTCGTAACAAGGCAGATGAGCTCGCTGGCTATCTGTCGCACGGAGAGCAACGTCGACTGGAAATTGCGGTGTCTCTGGCATCACGCCCGCGCATGCTGCTCCTCGACGAACCAACCCAGGGAATGAGCCACGGCGACACCCGCGAGACCGAATCACTGATTCGGGGGCTCTCCCACAACCATGGTCTTTCCATTTTGCTGGTCGAGCACGACGTGGACCTGGTGATGCAGTTGTCAGACTTTGTGGTGGTGATGCACCAGGGTCAGAAGCTCGCCGAGGGCACTCCGGCACAGG
- a CDS encoding branched-chain amino acid ABC transporter permease, whose product MSNAMEWLQFVLAPQMINGLSIGVAVVLMALGLTIIFGLLDVINMAHGEFYAIGAYLAVALLATGMSFWWALVLTPLLMAVLGFVTERGLIQRVFHSKDRHTLTLLLTFGVAVVLEDALKIAFGANPLRLEAPISGATEMLGLFFPNYRLFVMLFGGALIAGVWLLVFRTSLGAIVRAAAYDRNMSASLGVPVQLVYAGTFAFGVALAGIAGVLLAPIYSVFPTMGKDFVLIAFSVVIIGGMGSIKGALLAGLLLTQVQSISSLYISPVWSDPLLFGIMVLVLMWRPQGLFGKLGSA is encoded by the coding sequence ATGAGCAACGCCATGGAATGGCTGCAGTTCGTACTAGCACCACAGATGATTAACGGCCTGTCCATTGGCGTGGCCGTGGTGTTGATGGCATTGGGCCTGACCATCATCTTCGGTCTGCTGGATGTCATCAACATGGCCCATGGCGAGTTCTACGCCATAGGAGCCTACCTTGCCGTCGCCTTGTTGGCGACGGGCATGTCGTTCTGGTGGGCTTTGGTCCTGACGCCGCTCCTGATGGCGGTGTTGGGCTTCGTCACCGAGAGAGGACTAATCCAGCGGGTGTTTCACAGCAAGGACCGGCACACGCTGACCCTGCTCCTGACCTTCGGCGTGGCGGTGGTGCTGGAAGACGCGCTCAAGATTGCGTTCGGCGCCAACCCCCTTCGCCTGGAGGCGCCCATCAGCGGCGCCACCGAGATGCTGGGATTGTTCTTTCCCAACTACCGTCTCTTTGTCATGCTGTTCGGGGGGGCGCTCATCGCTGGGGTATGGCTGCTGGTCTTTCGCACCTCGCTGGGTGCCATCGTTCGAGCGGCCGCATATGACCGGAACATGAGCGCCTCGCTGGGTGTTCCGGTACAGCTCGTCTACGCGGGCACCTTTGCCTTCGGGGTGGCCCTGGCTGGTATCGCTGGCGTTTTGCTGGCCCCCATCTACTCGGTGTTTCCGACCATGGGAAAGGACTTCGTCCTGATCGCCTTCAGCGTGGTCATCATCGGCGGCATGGGCTCCATCAAGGGTGCTTTGCTGGCAGGCCTGTTGCTCACGCAGGTGCAGTCCATCTCCAGCCTTTACATCTCCCCGGTGTGGAGCGACCCCCTGTTGTTCGGCATCATGGTCCTCGTGCTGATGTGGCGCCCGCAAGGCTTGTTCGGAAAACTTGGGAGCGCCTGA
- a CDS encoding ABC transporter substrate-binding protein, producing the protein MKTRNTAIALSIACIASSAAAQNQPIRIGVVTPLSGTYAGIGQQVKWGLDLAARQINAAGGVAGRQLELVYEDEEANPAVAVQKAEKLFQVNKVDFLTGTVNSGATLAVGQVAERNNRLIATTVSFADSITGDKCSPNVFRVNARAGMQSAALADWIARTRPNANVFYLGPDYEMGRSTVAAFKSAAEAKGAKSVGEVFAPLDNKDYSPFFGQMRSSRPAVIYTSVAGNDTVRLFSQMSEFGINRNVQVVGASGTVTSQNLPAIGKNADGFVTGVGYATSIDSAENRKFVADFEAANKSAPDLYGADSYGVLFFYKAAVEKAGSTDTDKVRAAMRGLQWSTPQGTKTMRAGDHQAMQDMYAMRVTNGKFELVGQVKADAAIGADVCTRF; encoded by the coding sequence AACACTGCCATCGCCCTGTCGATTGCCTGTATTGCAAGCAGCGCTGCTGCGCAGAACCAGCCCATCCGCATCGGCGTCGTGACGCCACTGTCCGGTACCTATGCAGGCATTGGCCAGCAGGTGAAATGGGGCCTGGACCTTGCCGCGCGCCAAATCAATGCCGCCGGCGGAGTGGCCGGTCGACAGCTCGAGCTGGTCTATGAAGACGAAGAAGCCAACCCGGCTGTTGCTGTGCAAAAGGCAGAGAAGCTCTTCCAGGTCAACAAGGTCGACTTCCTGACCGGCACGGTCAATAGCGGCGCCACCCTTGCTGTGGGTCAGGTAGCAGAGCGCAACAACCGCCTCATTGCAACCACCGTTTCATTTGCCGACTCCATCACTGGTGACAAGTGCTCTCCTAATGTGTTCCGCGTGAACGCACGGGCAGGTATGCAGTCTGCTGCACTGGCCGACTGGATAGCTCGCACACGGCCCAATGCCAACGTCTTTTATCTCGGACCCGACTACGAAATGGGCCGTAGCACGGTGGCAGCATTCAAGTCTGCTGCGGAAGCCAAGGGCGCAAAATCAGTGGGCGAGGTGTTTGCTCCGCTGGACAACAAGGACTACTCCCCGTTCTTCGGTCAGATGCGTTCGTCGCGTCCTGCCGTGATTTACACCTCGGTTGCAGGTAACGACACGGTGCGCCTGTTCTCCCAGATGTCTGAGTTCGGAATCAACCGCAACGTTCAGGTGGTTGGGGCCTCCGGCACCGTGACCTCGCAAAACCTGCCCGCCATCGGCAAGAACGCGGACGGCTTTGTGACCGGCGTGGGCTATGCAACGAGCATCGACAGCGCCGAGAACCGCAAGTTTGTAGCCGACTTCGAAGCCGCCAACAAGAGCGCACCGGACCTCTACGGCGCCGACAGCTATGGCGTGTTGTTCTTCTACAAGGCAGCGGTCGAGAAGGCAGGCAGCACCGACACCGACAAGGTGCGGGCCGCCATGCGTGGGCTGCAGTGGAGCACCCCTCAAGGCACAAAGACCATGCGTGCCGGTGACCACCAGGCCATGCAGGACATGTACGCGATGCGTGTGACCAACGGCAAGTTCGAGCTGGTGGGCCAGGTCAAGGCCGACGCGGCCATCGGCGCCGACGTCTGCACGCGATTCTGA